The Candidatus Margulisiibacteriota bacterium region CGGTGTGCTGGAGCTTTTCCGTAAATGCGGCGCCGAGCCGTCTTTTGGCGTGATCCTGGATATCAAGTTGAGCGACAGACAGGCTTTGGGGGCGCCCAATTTTGCGCTCTTCTGATCTGGGCGTCATTATCGCGGTGCGCGACGAGGCGGCGGCCATCCTGGCCAGCGCCGCTTACGGCTGGGTAAAAGAGGGCGACGGCGCGTATTACTCAGCGGCGAAGAAAATAATTCTCAAGGTCTGCGGTATTGGCAAAGCGAACGCGGCATTTGCGCTGGGGCAAATATTTGACCGTGTTGACGAAGTGATTATGTTCGGCACATCGGGCGGTCTGGGGCAGGAGAAGATCGGCGACCTGTATCTCTGCGCGGAATTTGTCGAGCACGATATGCTGGCCACGACACTCGGTGTGGAGCCGGGAGTGACGCCTTTTTCCGGCATGAAGTCGGCGGTGATCTCTTGCGCCAACCCTAAAACTCTGCAAAAAATA contains the following coding sequences:
- a CDS encoding 5'-methylthioadenosine/S-adenosylhomocysteine nucleosidase, with the protein product MRSSDLGVIIAVRDEAAAILASAAYGWVKEGDGAYYSAAKKIILKVCGIGKANAAFALGQIFDRVDEVIMFGTSGGLGQEKIGDLYLCAEFVEHDMLATTLGVEPGVTPFSGMKSAVISCANPKTLQKIREICQRENLPLKIGRTLSGDQFIHSKELAEAKAAQYGGQLVDMESAAAAKICQRLKKPFCALRYITDNADHKAPASWQENVKISAGYFEQVLRALTPII